The Actinomycetota bacterium genome segment GCGAGGTGGCACCGGCGTGCGGTCGGTGTGCTCACTGGGAGTCGCCACCGGGAGCTGGGCGAAGATCTCGAGTCCTCGGTCGTTCTTCCCGTCGGGCGAGAGATCCTCCCAGCCCTGGATCTCCGACAGCGTCCGTTCGGCCCAGCCATCGACGGTGGTGAGGAGGCTGATGAAGAAGTCGACGGCCAGCGCCCGGATGTAGACCTGGTCCTGCAGCACGGCCCGGCCCTCCAGGAACTCCTGTTTGACGGCGCCGCCGAAGCGCAGCATCTCCTGGGCGTCGTCGCGGACCTGCTCCAAGGTGGCCACCAGCTGCTCCTTGGTCCCGAGCGGGGCGATGAAGAGTCGGATCATGGCCTCGAAGTCCATCGCGAACGGCGACACCGGCGTAGCCAGCCACTCGCGCAGCACCTGCCGGCCCGCTTCGGTGATCGAGTACACCG includes the following:
- a CDS encoding PadR family transcriptional regulator; amino-acid sequence: MSRPADDAQSGLTTTSYAVLAQLAVRPWSTYELAQQRVRYFRYVWPRAESAIYREVKRLAAMGLVAAKREYVGKRPRTVYSITEAGRQVLREWLATPVSPFAMDFEAMIRLFIAPLGTKEQLVATLEQVRDDAQEMLRFGGAVKQEFLEGRAVLQDQVYIRALAVDFFISLLTTVDGWAERTLSEIQGWEDLSPDGKNDRGLEIFAQLPVATPSEHTDRTPVPPRTQRRRRSSRTGSTP